From Macaca mulatta isolate MMU2019108-1 chromosome 3, T2T-MMU8v2.0, whole genome shotgun sequence, the proteins below share one genomic window:
- the PSPH gene encoding phosphoserine phosphatase isoform X2, giving the protein MNPRKILPTMVSHSELRKLFYSADAVCFDVDSTVIREEGIDELAKICGVEDAVSEMTRRAMGGAVPFKSALTERLALIQPSREQVQRLIAEHPPHLTPGIRELVSRLQERNVQVFLISGGFRSIVEHVASKLNIPGTNVFANRLKFYFNGEYAGFDETQPTAESGGKGKVIKLLKEKFHFKKIIMIGDGATDMEACPPAVCIKDANIFAGCFHWIWRKCDQATSQG; this is encoded by the exons atgaatcc aagGAAAATTCTTCCAACAATGGTCTCCCACTCAGAGCTAAGGAAGCTGTTCTACTCAGCAGATGCTGTATGTTTTGATGTTGACAGCACCGTCATTAGAGAAGAAGGAATCGATGAGCTAGCCAAAATCTGTGGCGTTGAGGATGCGGTGTCAGAAAT GACACGTCGAGCCATGGGCGGGGCAGTGCCTTTCAAATCTGCTCTCACAGAGCGCTTAGCCCTCATCCAGCCCTCTAGGGAGCAGGTGCAGAGACTCATAGCAGAGCACCCCCCACACCTGACCCCCGGCATAAG GGAGCTGGTAAGTCGCCTACAGGAGCGAAATGTTCAGGTTTTCCTAATATCTGGTGGCTTTAGGAGTATTGTAGAGCATGTTGCTTCAAAGCTCAATATCCCAGGAACCAATGTATTTGCCAATAGGCTGAAATTCTACTTTAACG GTGAATATGCAGGTTTTGATGAGACACAGCCAACAGCTGAATCTGGTGGAAAAGGAAAAGTGATtaaacttttaaaggaaaaatttcattttaagaaaataatcatgATTGGAGATGGTGCCACAGACATGGAAGCCTGTCCTCCTGCTGTATGTATTAAGGATGCTAATATTTTTGCAG
- the PSPH gene encoding phosphoserine phosphatase isoform X4 — protein sequence MVSHSELRKLFYSADAVCFDVDSTVIREEGIDELAKICGVEDAVSEMTRRAMGGAVPFKSALTERLALIQPSREQVQRLIAEHPPHLTPGIRELVSRLQERNVQVFLISGGFRSIVEHVASKLNIPGTNVFANRLKFYFNGEYAGFDETQPTAESGGKGKVIKLLKEKFHFKKIIMIGDGATDMEACPPAVCIKDANIFAGCFHWIWRKCDQATSQG from the exons ATGGTCTCCCACTCAGAGCTAAGGAAGCTGTTCTACTCAGCAGATGCTGTATGTTTTGATGTTGACAGCACCGTCATTAGAGAAGAAGGAATCGATGAGCTAGCCAAAATCTGTGGCGTTGAGGATGCGGTGTCAGAAAT GACACGTCGAGCCATGGGCGGGGCAGTGCCTTTCAAATCTGCTCTCACAGAGCGCTTAGCCCTCATCCAGCCCTCTAGGGAGCAGGTGCAGAGACTCATAGCAGAGCACCCCCCACACCTGACCCCCGGCATAAG GGAGCTGGTAAGTCGCCTACAGGAGCGAAATGTTCAGGTTTTCCTAATATCTGGTGGCTTTAGGAGTATTGTAGAGCATGTTGCTTCAAAGCTCAATATCCCAGGAACCAATGTATTTGCCAATAGGCTGAAATTCTACTTTAACG GTGAATATGCAGGTTTTGATGAGACACAGCCAACAGCTGAATCTGGTGGAAAAGGAAAAGTGATtaaacttttaaaggaaaaatttcattttaagaaaataatcatgATTGGAGATGGTGCCACAGACATGGAAGCCTGTCCTCCTGCTGTATGTATTAAGGATGCTAATATTTTTGCAG